A window from Pararge aegeria chromosome 6, ilParAegt1.1, whole genome shotgun sequence encodes these proteins:
- the LOC120624576 gene encoding uncharacterized protein LOC120624576 encodes MKFITCFKNSLIRSKDHLINNRLESIIWLVNLVPSQAGFSILKDTISAPFWILHLSLLIYVYGVGNAVYQVQYAQGARDFIKSYVNISLLILISNNSYWFLMKRPLLKAVLEQVTRNDRLSMKTDFLKKKHERLLFVIKSIVLIFYGCNLVDAVFIYLPHRVNISNNYFSMTPCVGIGSLNSTPNREICHAILFAQELTIMTVVLNYQALLLFLIAHTSAMYQMLSAEMLAFDDYEDCPRSKALVKERLPILIERHALILAIIQNLKALYSVPIGVNFGSNAVCISLFFYLPLQEWVMFTPILVYCFLVFFLYCYLCQKLINASENFENAVYSCGWEKFDLKEKKTVYVMMLLAQKPVTLLAADIIPVNIYTFATTLQAIFKFITVVKF; translated from the exons ATGAAATTTAtaacatgttttaaaaattccttGATTCGAAGTAAGGATCATCTAATAAACAATAGGCTAGAGAGCATAATATGGCTCGTAAATTTAGTCCCATCCCAAGCAGGTTTTTCCATATTGAAAGATACTATTTCTG CCCCTTTCTGGATTTTACACCTGTCTTTGCTTATATACGTGTATGGCGTGGGCAATGCCGTGTACCAGGTACAATACGCTCAGGGAGCCCGTGATTTCATAAAGAGCTATGTCAATATCTCCTTATTGATCTTAATATCTAACAACAGCTATTGGTTTTTAATGAAAAG ACCTCTACTGAAAGCAGTGCTCGAACAAGTTACAAGGAATGACCGGCTCTCGATGAAAACAGATTTTTTGAAGAAAAAGCACGAAAGGCTATTGTTTGTCATTAAAAGTATTGTGTTGATATTCTATGGATGCAACCTCGTGGatgctgtttttatttatttaccacacCGGGTTAacatatcaaataattatttttccatgACACCTTGTGTTG GAATAGGATCTCTGAATTCAACACCTAATCGAGAGATCTGTCACGCTATATTATTTGCACAAGAGTTGACAATAATGACGGTAGTCCTAAACTACCAAGCTCTTCTGCTATTTCTAATAGCTCATACTTCAGCGATGTATCAAATGCTTTCAGCTGAGATGCTTGCGTTTGATGACTACGAAGATTGCCCCAGAAGTAAAGCCTTAGTAAAAGAGCGTTTGCCGATTCTCATTGAACGACATGCCTTGATTTTGGCTATTATACAAAATCTAAAAGCATTGTACAGCGTGCCGATTGGAGTTAATTTTGGGTCGAACGCTGTTTGCATCAGTCTGTTTTTCTACTTACCGTTACAAGAATGGGTGATGTTCACACCGATTCTCGTTTATTGTTTCCTTGTTTTCTTTTTGTACTGTTACCTTTGTCAAAAACTGATAAACGCTTCGGAGaattttgaaaatgcagtctaCAGTTGCGGGTGGGAGAAATTTGATTTGAAGGAAAAGAAAACAGTTTATGTCATgatgttgctagctcaaaaacCTGTTACTCTATTAGCTGCAGATATAATTCCAGTAAATATTTATACGTTTGCTACTACTTtgcaagcgatatttaaatttattactgtagtaaaattttaa
- the LOC120624272 gene encoding adenosine receptor A2a-like has translation MFKKKPGLIYKLSLHSNFELVFFISVIISACWVAGGGVGLLPLFGWHRGYDTNSTPGCYFVEVMDYNYLLFLYFATIVTPSVLLAAFYAHIYRVVVKQMSAVVTVEGCHGRGTMLRVLGAAQKREVKATQNLAIIVFFFIVCWIPLYTINAIKAFMPELDIPNPLTYFCIVFSHLNSAVNPLLYAYHLKDFRAALKGLICTVFGRGVPLPAAYRPPVPVRRPALERCNALRERPRVYVNSPVWLRQKEAELVASQERSKTVTASPVSPDLEPFLNRSVNENSSGRHTPDGRESNNGPYLIDASQVCQSPYKKVEEFIRRVRSVSSEHS, from the exons ATGTTTAAGAAAAAACCTG GACTTATTTATAAGCTTTCGCTTCattcaaactttgaacttgtttTCTTCATTTCAGTTATAATTTCCGCCTGCTGGGTAGCTGGTGGCGGGGTGGGCTTGCTCCCACTGTTCGGGTGGCACCGCGGCTACGATACCAACTCCACCCCGGGGTGCTACTTCGTGGAGGTTATGGACTACAACTATCTGCTATTCCTCTACTTCGCCACCATCGTGACCCCGAGCGTACTGCTGGCGGCCTTCTACGCACACATTTATAGGGTTGTTGTTAAACAG ATGAGCGCGGTAGTGACCGTGGAAGGATGCCACGGGCGAGGCACCATGTTACGGGTTCTGGGGGCAGCCCAGAAGCGAGAGGTCAAGGCTACCCAAAATCTCGCAATCATAgtcttttttttcattgtctgtTGGATACCGCTCTATACAATCAACGCGATCAAGGCCTTCATGCCAGAGTTAGATATTCCTAATCCGCTCACTTACTTTTGTATCGTATTTTCCCATCTTAACTCAGCGGTGAATCCACTATTGTACGCATATCATCTAAAAGATTTCCGAGCAGCCTTAAAAGGTCTAATTTGCACTGTGTTTGGAAGGGGAGTTCCGCTACCTGCAGCGTACAGACCACCAGTGCCAGTTAGAAGACCTGCATTGGAACGATGTAATGCTTTACGTGAGCGACCAAGGGTTTACGTAAACTCCCCAGTATGGCTGAGACAAAAAGAGGCTGAATTAGTAGCGAGCCAGGAAAGGAGTAAGACAGTTACTGCATCTCCAGTGAGTCCAGACTTAGAACCGTTTTTGAATagaagtgtaaatgaaaattccAGCGGAAGACATACTCCGGATGGCCGTGAAAGTAATAACGGACCATATCTCATAGACGCTAGTCAAGTATGCCAAAGTCCATATAAAAAAGTAGAAGAATTCATCCGTAGGGTGCGAAGCGTCAGCTCTGAGCACAGCTGA
- the LOC120624215 gene encoding uncharacterized protein LOC120624215 isoform X2 has translation MHRFIKALFCALLVLSIVDPIRSKRSFTSGRHSYPKSGGLSGGSHGYPSSGGSHGYPSSGGLSGHGSSSSGGSHGYPAGKGLSGNTPSHSGTGAGHTTNVHHHYHYSPPQQIRYTPTHGGHPQSYPVYHGSPPSYVYQYKDSGSKYGTLLAGLALLNLGTLGVATYAATKSHGSSGDTYKTKPGEVCKFGLKKDNGDYEETRIDCNLISSFIYEEEAKRQSGGTNSTVVTTTVTNVTTVNSNASDHPPPPVVNTLYEKLPNNTLVPVNVTVANTNVTNIPASPGTVTSVTVTTTNTTTSALDVKGKPVEVTPSMQCYVLRHSPTSNMKRSVPCGLLQTYATQSLKRNSASRNLPVMYILSAVFTLFIVY, from the exons ATGCATCGCTTTATAAAAGCGTTGTTTTGTGCCTTATTAGTACTTAGTATAGTCGATCCAATAAGGTCCAAACGATCGTTCACTAGTGGTAGACATTCGTATCCGAAGAGTGGCGGTCTGTCAG GGGGTAGTCATGGCTATCCTTCATCAGGAGGCAGTCACGGCTATCCCTCGTCAGGTGGTCtatcagggcacgggtcttcatCCTCGGGTGGTAGCCACGGCTATCCAGCAGGAAAAGGCTTGTCTGGTAACACACCAAGTCATTCCGGCACCGGAGCGGGTCACACCACAAACGTCCACCATCATTACCATTACAGTCCCCCTCAACAAATAAGATACACGCCCACGCACGGCGGACATCCTCAAAGCTATCCAGTGTACCATGGGAGCCCTCCATCATACGTGTACCAATACAAAGATTCTGGAAGCAAATATGGCACACTTTTAGCTGGTTTAGCTCTACTCAACCTTGGTACACTTGGCGTCGCCACTTATGCAGCAACTAAGTCTCACGGCTCGTCAGGGGACACCTACAAAACAAAGCCCGGTGAAGTGTGTAAATTTGGTCTGAAAAAAGACAATGGAGACTATGAGGAAACTAGAATAGACTGCAATTTGATATCTAGTTTCATTTATGAGGAGGAGGCTAAGAGACAAAGTGGTGGCACAAATTCCACAGTAGTGACCACAACAGTGACCAATGTTACAACTGTGAATTCTAATGCAAGTGATCATCCTCCACCTCCGGTAGTTAATACCCTGTATGAAAAGTTGCCAAACAACACACTGGTACCTGTCAATGTTACTGTTGCTAACACCAATGTAACTAACATTCCAGCTTCACCTGGCACTGTGACGTCAGTAACAGTCACTACAACAAACACAACCACCAGTGCACTTGATGTCAAAGGGAAACCGGTTGAAGTTACACCCAGCATGCAGTGTTATGTTCTAAGGCATAGTCCAACTAGTAATATGAAAAGATCTGTGCCTTGTGGCCTTTTACAGACATATGCAACACAATCTTTGAAAAGGAATTCTGCATCAAGGAATCTTCCAGTAATGTATATACTGAGTGCAGTCTTCACTTTAttcattgtttattaa
- the LOC120624215 gene encoding uncharacterized protein LOC120624215 isoform X1, protein MHRFIKALFCALLVLSIVDPIRSKRSFTSGRHSYPKSGGLSGGGHGYPSSGGRHGYPSSGGGLSGHGSSSSGGNHGYPSSGGSHGYPSSGGSHGYPSSGGLSGHGSSSSGGSHGYPAGKGLSGNTPSHSGTGAGHTTNVHHHYHYSPPQQIRYTPTHGGHPQSYPVYHGSPPSYVYQYKDSGSKYGTLLAGLALLNLGTLGVATYAATKSHGSSGDTYKTKPGEVCKFGLKKDNGDYEETRIDCNLISSFIYEEEAKRQSGGTNSTVVTTTVTNVTTVNSNASDHPPPPVVNTLYEKLPNNTLVPVNVTVANTNVTNIPASPGTVTSVTVTTTNTTTSALDVKGKPVEVTPSMQCYVLRHSPTSNMKRSVPCGLLQTYATQSLKRNSASRNLPVMYILSAVFTLFIVY, encoded by the coding sequence ATGCATCGCTTTATAAAAGCGTTGTTTTGTGCCTTATTAGTACTTAGTATAGTCGATCCAATAAGGTCCAAACGATCGTTCACTAGTGGTAGACATTCGTATCCGAAGAGTGGCGGTCTGTCAGGCGGCGGGCACGGTTATCCTTCATCGGGAGGCAGACACGGCTATCCGTCGAGCGGGGGCGGCCTTTCCGGGCACGGGTCTTCATCTTCCGGTGGCAACCACGGCTATCCTTCATCAGGGGGTAGTCATGGCTATCCTTCATCAGGAGGCAGTCACGGCTATCCCTCGTCAGGTGGTCtatcagggcacgggtcttcatCCTCGGGTGGTAGCCACGGCTATCCAGCAGGAAAAGGCTTGTCTGGTAACACACCAAGTCATTCCGGCACCGGAGCGGGTCACACCACAAACGTCCACCATCATTACCATTACAGTCCCCCTCAACAAATAAGATACACGCCCACGCACGGCGGACATCCTCAAAGCTATCCAGTGTACCATGGGAGCCCTCCATCATACGTGTACCAATACAAAGATTCTGGAAGCAAATATGGCACACTTTTAGCTGGTTTAGCTCTACTCAACCTTGGTACACTTGGCGTCGCCACTTATGCAGCAACTAAGTCTCACGGCTCGTCAGGGGACACCTACAAAACAAAGCCCGGTGAAGTGTGTAAATTTGGTCTGAAAAAAGACAATGGAGACTATGAGGAAACTAGAATAGACTGCAATTTGATATCTAGTTTCATTTATGAGGAGGAGGCTAAGAGACAAAGTGGTGGCACAAATTCCACAGTAGTGACCACAACAGTGACCAATGTTACAACTGTGAATTCTAATGCAAGTGATCATCCTCCACCTCCGGTAGTTAATACCCTGTATGAAAAGTTGCCAAACAACACACTGGTACCTGTCAATGTTACTGTTGCTAACACCAATGTAACTAACATTCCAGCTTCACCTGGCACTGTGACGTCAGTAACAGTCACTACAACAAACACAACCACCAGTGCACTTGATGTCAAAGGGAAACCGGTTGAAGTTACACCCAGCATGCAGTGTTATGTTCTAAGGCATAGTCCAACTAGTAATATGAAAAGATCTGTGCCTTGTGGCCTTTTACAGACATATGCAACACAATCTTTGAAAAGGAATTCTGCATCAAGGAATCTTCCAGTAATGTATATACTGAGTGCAGTCTTCACTTTAttcattgtttattaa
- the LOC120624214 gene encoding prisilkin-39-like isoform X2, whose product MAGKVLLCLVLLCVVVDYSQCKGFGRSRSSGSSRGWGSSSASKPSSSWFSSGSSKPSQSSSSWFSSGSSKPSQSSSSWFGSGSSAPKYPSSNSGLSGYGSSAPKYPSSLSGLSGFGSSAPKYPTSLSGLSGFGSSAPKYPSSNSGLSGFGSSAPKYPSSNSGLSGFGSSAPKYPSSNSGLSGFGSSAPKYPSSNSGLSGFGSSAPKYPSSNSGLSGSGSSAPKYPSSSSDHFGFGSSGSGSKYPSSTGLSGSGSKYPPSTGMSGSGIQKQNYYPTSSNTHHSSNTFNTNNGYGSGHNNYGTHNYGHGSVPHRPSQGFFSTPTYYTAPQHVYINEYRNSGSRYGDLLTGLALYNMGRSHSYHNHYYYNDDYYRRRYNTPGSTSYDTPKDEATCSLRIKEDNKVEVLKIPCEIVSTFTEGSKKVAPETFSQTVCVSNYTVINKTLPATTTTVPVNITVPNNVSIATSSVDSKLENSSTLVTNQTDSKVNATSTLSNVTSLLNTTTSTTESNLSNISFTLSNVNVSTTLSTPLGNETTNITTSTTVKPISVTTNSTSFTMTTTNITVLNATNCTVRTDPLAIKGPPVNASKIECEVDIVTKDLHVLRSKVDCSTLLQYAKMPEPKKEKSVILPSRSKLKSWLSNPPWWMSLFIAV is encoded by the exons ATGGCCGGCAAGGTTCTGCTGTGCCTCGTGTTATTGTGCGTTGTAGTGGACTATTCACAATGCAAAGGATTTGGAAGATCACGTTCGTCTGGATCCAGCAGGGGCTGGGGATCGAGTTCTGCTAGTAAGCCCAGTTCTAGTTGGTTTAG TTCCGGAAGCAGTAAACCATCTCAAAGCTCTTCTAGTTGGTTCAGTTCTGGAAGCAGTAAACCGTCTCAAAGCTCGTCTAGTTGGTTTGGTTCCGGAAGCAGTGCACCTAAATACCCTTCATCGAATTCTGGACTGTCTGGTTATGGCAGCAGTGCTCCTAAATACCCTTCGTCACTTTCTGGACTGTCTGGTTTCGGCAGCAGTGCTCCTAAATACCCTACGTCACTCTCTGGATTGTCTGGGTTCGGCAGTAGTGCTCCTAAATACCCTTCATCAAACTCTGGACTGTCTGGATTTGGCAGTAGTGCTCCTAAATACCCTTCATCAAACTCTGGACTGTCTGGTTTTGGCAGTAGTGCTCCTAAATACCCTTCATCAAACTCTGGACTGTCTGGATTTGGCAGTAGTGCTCCTAAATACCCTTCATCAAACTCTGGACTGTCTGGTTTTGGCAGTAGTGCTCCTAAATACCCTTCATCAAACTCTGGACTGTCTGGTTCCGGTAGCAGTGCTCCTAAATACCCTTCATCGTCCTCTGATCATTTTGGATTCGGAAGTAGTGGATCGGGAAGCAAATATCCATCATCAACAGGCTTATCAGGATCAGGAAGCAAATACCCACCTTCAACTGGCATGTCAGGTTCTGGGATTCAGAAACAGAATTATTATCCTACTTCTTCCAATACACATCATTCAAGCAATACCTTTAATACAAATAATGGATATGGATCAGGACACAATAATTACGGTACGCATAACTATGGGCATGGAAGTGTACCGCATAGGCCAAGCCAAGGATTTTTTAGCACACCAACATATTATACTGCGCCACAGCATGTCTATATAAACGAATACCGGAATTCGGGCAGCCGATACGGAGACCTTTTGACTGGCTTAGCATTATATAACATGGGCCGCTCTCACAGCtatcataatcattattactataatgatgattattacaGGCGGAGGTATAACACGCCTGGATCTACTTCGTATGATACACCGAAAGATGAAGCTACCTGTAGTTTAAGGATTAAAGAAGATAATAAAGTTGAAGTTCTTAAAATACCATGTGAGATAGTATCGACTTTTACCGAAGGCAGCAAAAAAGTGGCACCAGAAACATTCTCTCAAACAGTATGTGTATCGAATTATACTGTGATTAATAAAACGCTTCCTGCTACAACAACAACTGTACCTGTAAATATAACTGTACCCAATAATGTTTCGATCGCTACTTCATCAGTGGATTCGAAACTAGAAAACAGTTCCACTTTAGTGACAAATCAGACGGATTCCAAAGTCAACGCAACATCTACGCTGTCCAATGTTACATCTTTATTGAACACCACCACATCCACTACTGAAAGTAACTTGTCAAATATTAGTTTCACTTTATCAAATGTTAACGTTTCTACTACTTTATCTACTCCCTTAGGAAATGAAACCACTAATATTACGACTTCGACTACTGTAAAACCTATAAGTGTTACTACGAACTCGACATCATTTACAATGACAACAACTAATATAACAGTATTGAATGCTACAAATTGTACTGTGAGAACTGATCCCTTAGCAATAAAAGGGCCACCTGTGAATGCTTCGAAAATAGAGTGTGAAGTGGACATTGTTACCAAAGATTTACATGTATTGAGAAGTAAAGTCGATTGCAGCACTTTGTTACAATATGCAAAAATGCCAGAacctaaaaaagaaaaaagtgttattttacCTTCAAGaagtaaattaaaatcttgGCTTTCTAACCCACCTTGGTGGATGTCATTGTTTATAGcggtttaa
- the LOC120624214 gene encoding serine-rich adhesin for platelets-like isoform X1 encodes MAGKVLLCLVLLCVVVDYSQCKGFGRSRSSGSSRGWGSSSASKPSSSWFSSGSSKPSQSSSSWFSSGSSKPSQSSSSWFSSGSSKPSQSSSSWFGSGSSAPKYPSSNSGLSGYGSSAPKYPSSLSGLSGFGSSAPKYPTSLSGLSGFGSSAPKYPSSNSGLSGFGSSAPKYPSSNSGLSGFGSSAPKYPSSNSGLSGFGSSAPKYPSSNSGLSGFGSSAPKYPSSNSGLSGSGSSAPKYPSSSSDHFGFGSSGSGSKYPSSTGLSGSGSKYPPSTGMSGSGIQKQNYYPTSSNTHHSSNTFNTNNGYGSGHNNYGTHNYGHGSVPHRPSQGFFSTPTYYTAPQHVYINEYRNSGSRYGDLLTGLALYNMGRSHSYHNHYYYNDDYYRRRYNTPGSTSYDTPKDEATCSLRIKEDNKVEVLKIPCEIVSTFTEGSKKVAPETFSQTVCVSNYTVINKTLPATTTTVPVNITVPNNVSIATSSVDSKLENSSTLVTNQTDSKVNATSTLSNVTSLLNTTTSTTESNLSNISFTLSNVNVSTTLSTPLGNETTNITTSTTVKPISVTTNSTSFTMTTTNITVLNATNCTVRTDPLAIKGPPVNASKIECEVDIVTKDLHVLRSKVDCSTLLQYAKMPEPKKEKSVILPSRSKLKSWLSNPPWWMSLFIAV; translated from the coding sequence ATGGCCGGCAAGGTTCTGCTGTGCCTCGTGTTATTGTGCGTTGTAGTGGACTATTCACAATGCAAAGGATTTGGAAGATCACGTTCGTCTGGATCCAGCAGGGGCTGGGGATCGAGTTCTGCTAGTAAGCCCAGTTCTAGTTGGTTTAGTTCCGGAAGCAGTAAACCGTCTCAAAGTTCTTCTAGTTGGTTCAGTTCCGGAAGCAGTAAACCATCTCAAAGCTCTTCTAGTTGGTTCAGTTCTGGAAGCAGTAAACCGTCTCAAAGCTCGTCTAGTTGGTTTGGTTCCGGAAGCAGTGCACCTAAATACCCTTCATCGAATTCTGGACTGTCTGGTTATGGCAGCAGTGCTCCTAAATACCCTTCGTCACTTTCTGGACTGTCTGGTTTCGGCAGCAGTGCTCCTAAATACCCTACGTCACTCTCTGGATTGTCTGGGTTCGGCAGTAGTGCTCCTAAATACCCTTCATCAAACTCTGGACTGTCTGGATTTGGCAGTAGTGCTCCTAAATACCCTTCATCAAACTCTGGACTGTCTGGTTTTGGCAGTAGTGCTCCTAAATACCCTTCATCAAACTCTGGACTGTCTGGATTTGGCAGTAGTGCTCCTAAATACCCTTCATCAAACTCTGGACTGTCTGGTTTTGGCAGTAGTGCTCCTAAATACCCTTCATCAAACTCTGGACTGTCTGGTTCCGGTAGCAGTGCTCCTAAATACCCTTCATCGTCCTCTGATCATTTTGGATTCGGAAGTAGTGGATCGGGAAGCAAATATCCATCATCAACAGGCTTATCAGGATCAGGAAGCAAATACCCACCTTCAACTGGCATGTCAGGTTCTGGGATTCAGAAACAGAATTATTATCCTACTTCTTCCAATACACATCATTCAAGCAATACCTTTAATACAAATAATGGATATGGATCAGGACACAATAATTACGGTACGCATAACTATGGGCATGGAAGTGTACCGCATAGGCCAAGCCAAGGATTTTTTAGCACACCAACATATTATACTGCGCCACAGCATGTCTATATAAACGAATACCGGAATTCGGGCAGCCGATACGGAGACCTTTTGACTGGCTTAGCATTATATAACATGGGCCGCTCTCACAGCtatcataatcattattactataatgatgattattacaGGCGGAGGTATAACACGCCTGGATCTACTTCGTATGATACACCGAAAGATGAAGCTACCTGTAGTTTAAGGATTAAAGAAGATAATAAAGTTGAAGTTCTTAAAATACCATGTGAGATAGTATCGACTTTTACCGAAGGCAGCAAAAAAGTGGCACCAGAAACATTCTCTCAAACAGTATGTGTATCGAATTATACTGTGATTAATAAAACGCTTCCTGCTACAACAACAACTGTACCTGTAAATATAACTGTACCCAATAATGTTTCGATCGCTACTTCATCAGTGGATTCGAAACTAGAAAACAGTTCCACTTTAGTGACAAATCAGACGGATTCCAAAGTCAACGCAACATCTACGCTGTCCAATGTTACATCTTTATTGAACACCACCACATCCACTACTGAAAGTAACTTGTCAAATATTAGTTTCACTTTATCAAATGTTAACGTTTCTACTACTTTATCTACTCCCTTAGGAAATGAAACCACTAATATTACGACTTCGACTACTGTAAAACCTATAAGTGTTACTACGAACTCGACATCATTTACAATGACAACAACTAATATAACAGTATTGAATGCTACAAATTGTACTGTGAGAACTGATCCCTTAGCAATAAAAGGGCCACCTGTGAATGCTTCGAAAATAGAGTGTGAAGTGGACATTGTTACCAAAGATTTACATGTATTGAGAAGTAAAGTCGATTGCAGCACTTTGTTACAATATGCAAAAATGCCAGAacctaaaaaagaaaaaagtgttattttacCTTCAAGaagtaaattaaaatcttgGCTTTCTAACCCACCTTGGTGGATGTCATTGTTTATAGcggtttaa